The Comamonas sp. lk genome contains the following window.
CCCAGGCCCACACGCTCCAGCATCTGCGTGGCGCGGGCACGGGCATCGCGTGCACCACTGAGCTCCAGCGGCAGCATCACGTTCTCCAGCGCCGTCAGGTTGCCCAGCAGCTGAAAGCTCTGGAACACAAAGCCTATCTTCTGCGCCCGCACCGCCGCTCTCTGGTCTTCGCTGAGCGCAAACAAATCCTGGCCCTGCAAACGCACCGCTCCCCGGCTAGGGGTATCGAGTCCGGCCAGAATGGCCATCAAGGTGCTCTTGCCCGAGCCCGAGGCCCCCACAATGGCCACGGTTTCACGCTCGACAAAGCGCAGATTGATATCGCGCAAAATGTCCAGCGTACCGGTCGAGTCGGTGACCGATTTGAATACCTGTTCAACAGAGATCAAAGGAATGGCAAGAGTTTCTGACATGAAGCAATTTGAAACGTTGGAATCCACACAACACGGTGACCGCAGGCGACGCCGCCACTGTATCGCCCTGGCTTTGGCACTGGGTGTTTTCGGTGCCAGCGCCAGCGCGCATGCGGCGGCCACCCACCATAGCCCAAACCCCAAACCCGCAAGCGGCGGCCCGATTCTGGTGCTGGGCGATTCGCTGAGTGCCGAATATGGGCTCACGCGCGGCAAAGGCTGGGTGGGCTTGCTGCAGCAGCGGGTTCAGGCGGAAAAACCGGCATACAGTGTGATCAATGCCAGCATCAGCGGCGAGACCACGGCCGGTGGCAAATCGCGGCTGCCGGCACTGCTGGAGCAGCACCGGCCCTCGATCGTGATTCTGGAGCTGGGCGGCAACGATGCTTTGCGCGGCCTGGCGCTGCAAAGCACGCAGAGCAATCTGCAGGCCATGGTGCAGGCGTCCAAGCAGGCCAAGGCGCAGGTGCTGCTGGTGGGCATGCAGGTGCCGCCCAACTACGGCGCCACCTATACCGAGCAGTTTGCCGCCCTGTTCGAGAACCTGGCCAAGCAGGAAAAGCTGCCTCTCGTGCCTTTTCTGCTGGCCGGCATAGGCGATGCGGCAGATGCCGAGCAGTGGTTTCAAAGCGACCGCATTCACCCCAATGCCAAAGCCCAGCCGCAGATGCTGAGCAATGTCTGGCCCAAGCTCAAGCCCTTGCTGAAATAGAGCTGGGCAAATCACGGCGGTGAGACTCAATCGCCAGCTCAATCACCGCCGCCGTCACTTCCCCCGCCAGCATCGCCCGAATCACTGCATTGGTCGGAGTCGGCGCTTGCGCTGTCGCAGCCCTTATCGCTGTGCTTATCGTTGTTGAAATAGCTGTCGCCAAATACATCGCTGCCATCGTCGCGGCTGTATGACGCAGTCATGGAAAAATGGGAGCCGTCACTCCTGCCAAGGCCGGCACCCACACCGTTGCCTGCTCGGGGAGTGAAAAGCTGGGTGATCCAGTTCCAAAAGTCCATTGCTGCCCCCCTTTTATCAGCGATCAGCGATCAGCGGTCTGCGGTCTGCGGTCTGCTCCACGTACACGCTGGCCCGGTACGCATGCCAGCTGGCACAGCCTAGCACCGGCCCCACCACCAGCAAGCCCGCGCCATACAGCAGCAAGGAGACGCTCACCAGCAGCGTGATCATGCCCACCCACAGCAGCATCACGCCCATATTGAGCCCCACCACGCGCATGCTGGTGATGCAGGCGGTCAGCGCATCCGTGTCTCTGTCCAGAATGGTGGGTAAAGACACCACGGTGAACGCATACACCAGGGCCGCAAACACGGCGCCCACGGCAAGGTAGAT
Protein-coding sequences here:
- a CDS encoding arylesterase; this encodes MKQFETLESTQHGDRRRRRHCIALALALGVFGASASAHAAATHHSPNPKPASGGPILVLGDSLSAEYGLTRGKGWVGLLQQRVQAEKPAYSVINASISGETTAGGKSRLPALLEQHRPSIVILELGGNDALRGLALQSTQSNLQAMVQASKQAKAQVLLVGMQVPPNYGATYTEQFAALFENLAKQEKLPLVPFLLAGIGDAADAEQWFQSDRIHPNAKAQPQMLSNVWPKLKPLLK
- a CDS encoding ATP-binding cassette domain-containing protein; translated protein: MSETLAIPLISVEQVFKSVTDSTGTLDILRDINLRFVERETVAIVGASGSGKSTLMAILAGLDTPSRGAVRLQGQDLFALSEDQRAAVRAQKIGFVFQSFQLLGNLTALENVMLPLELSGARDARARATQMLERVGLGQRLAHYPKLLSGGEQQRVALARAFVVEPAVLLADEPTGSLDFATGQTIMELMLALNRERGTTLIMVTHDRAIAAQCERRITIEAGAVL